The following coding sequences are from one Campylobacter showae CSUNSWCD window:
- a CDS encoding DUF2157 domain-containing protein, translated as MMIFHKNFLADELTKWREDGLISDEAARKIAARYDIDLSGANERRSFILKLVAYLFLALSLFTLVGANWEELPRAVRLIIVLGILAAVNFSGVLAQKNGKETQATTLFFLGNFCYGAAIVLVAQIYHLGEHMPNGVLLWAVGALALGLATRKSIITLQALILGLVWFLMEFEFSGVSHGFLLFIVASAAVLWRDDSRLLTGALFASVFTYIVSFVLYERYFMTDLRVDDAFYGVHFFALSYCLLAVCASFLLERVGKFELAFYLKTVGIVCGAGILCFDMSLYEDLHFSRPWSYGAQNYENVLNGVTFLKSVFGALFTAFCAASLGLAFYFKKYAAATVGALLLALPFILDAFAGYEEGVFSLIGVCVAVTLIKQNNMKFGIALIFWVAFVRYVDLVGDYVSASALFLVFALVVLGVSRISKKRSAR; from the coding sequence ATGATGATATTTCATAAAAATTTTCTCGCGGACGAGCTTACGAAATGGCGAGAGGACGGGCTAATAAGCGACGAGGCGGCGCGCAAGATAGCTGCTAGATACGATATAGATTTATCGGGCGCAAACGAGCGGCGAAGCTTTATATTAAAGCTCGTAGCATATTTGTTTTTGGCGCTTTCGCTATTTACGCTTGTAGGCGCAAACTGGGAGGAGCTGCCGCGCGCTGTGAGGCTAATCATAGTACTTGGCATACTCGCGGCGGTAAATTTTAGCGGAGTTTTGGCGCAAAAAAACGGTAAAGAGACGCAGGCTACGACGCTGTTTTTCCTGGGTAACTTCTGCTACGGCGCGGCGATCGTTTTAGTCGCGCAAATTTACCATCTAGGCGAGCATATGCCAAACGGCGTGCTGCTGTGGGCGGTCGGAGCTTTGGCGCTCGGACTTGCTACGCGCAAATCCATCATCACGCTTCAGGCTCTTATTTTAGGGCTTGTTTGGTTTTTGATGGAGTTTGAGTTTAGCGGCGTTTCGCACGGATTTTTGCTATTTATCGTAGCTTCGGCTGCGGTGCTTTGGCGCGACGATTCGCGGCTGCTTACGGGCGCGCTTTTTGCTAGCGTGTTTACTTATATCGTATCTTTCGTGCTTTACGAGCGGTATTTTATGACGGATTTGCGCGTGGACGACGCGTTTTACGGCGTTCATTTTTTTGCGCTTAGCTACTGCTTGCTAGCCGTTTGCGCTTCGTTTTTGCTTGAGAGGGTGGGTAAATTTGAACTCGCGTTTTATCTCAAAACCGTCGGCATCGTCTGCGGCGCTGGCATCTTGTGTTTTGATATGTCGCTTTACGAGGACTTGCATTTTTCGCGTCCGTGGTCTTACGGCGCCCAGAATTACGAAAATGTTTTAAACGGCGTTACATTTTTAAAAAGCGTGTTTGGAGCGTTGTTTACGGCTTTTTGCGCGGCCTCTTTGGGACTTGCGTTTTACTTTAAAAAATATGCCGCCGCAACAGTCGGAGCGCTTTTACTGGCGCTACCGTTTATCTTAGACGCGTTTGCGGGCTACGAGGAGGGCGTGTTTTCGCTCATCGGCGTTTGCGTCGCAGTCACTCTTATAAAGCAAAATAATATGAAATTTGGCATCGCGCTCATCTTTTGGGTGGCGTTTGTGCGATATGTCGATCTAGTTGGTGATTACGTCAGTGCTAGCGCGCTGTTTTTGGTATTTGCGCTGGTGGTGCTCGGGGTATCTAGGATCTCTAAAAAAAGGAGCGCGAGATGA
- a CDS encoding GDYXXLXY domain-containing protein, with translation MKLKLIFAAAVFQILAVIAMLAYAYAPIYFGKEILLQTTLYDPRDMLRGDYVRLSYGFAGVYELDKRDSNLSKRQQLHGSKIYAILKQDKDGRYKFDQYSFERPSGGTFLAGRVDYNTANFGIEAFFMPPKKAQQMERDMMEFNATAVISVMDNGKARIKDIVLEKSNAGESSKH, from the coding sequence ATGAAACTAAAGCTGATTTTTGCCGCCGCGGTATTTCAAATTTTAGCCGTGATCGCGATGCTTGCGTATGCGTATGCGCCGATATATTTTGGCAAAGAGATCTTGCTGCAAACTACTCTTTACGATCCGCGCGATATGCTTCGAGGCGATTACGTGCGCCTTAGCTACGGCTTTGCGGGCGTTTACGAGCTGGACAAAAGAGACTCAAATTTGAGCAAAAGGCAGCAGCTGCACGGTAGTAAAATTTACGCTATCTTAAAGCAGGACAAAGACGGCAGGTATAAATTTGACCAATATAGCTTCGAGCGGCCTAGCGGCGGGACGTTTTTAGCGGGCAGAGTTGATTATAATACCGCAAATTTCGGTATAGAGGCCTTTTTCATGCCACCTAAAAAGGCGCAGCAGATGGAGCGAGATATGATGGAGTTTAACGCCACCGCCGTAATTAGCGTGATGGATAACGGCAAAGCTCGCATCAAAGATATCGTGCTAGAAAAATCAAACGCGGGCGAGTCTAGCAAGCATTAA
- the hypB gene encoding hydrogenase nickel incorporation protein HypB, whose product MCKDCGCSLGGHDHTHTHADGTTHSHAHDHGAEHGHGAAHEHSHGHAHPALNESKTVEVITKILSQNDEEAAHNRAHLDEHGILCINLMSSPGSGKTTLLEATIKSGKFKIGVVEGDLETNQDADRIIKAGGKAHQITTGQACHLDAFMVHEGLHHLPLEGLDIVFVENVGNLVCPASYDVGSHFNVVLLSVPEGDDKVAKYPVMFRAADLIVITKTSLLPHFEFDVKKVVKEARKLNPKVDVIELDAKTGEGMEKWLNFLKFKKELR is encoded by the coding sequence ATGTGTAAAGATTGCGGATGCTCGCTGGGTGGGCACGACCACACCCACACTCATGCTGACGGCACGACTCACTCGCACGCTCACGATCACGGCGCCGAACACGGACACGGCGCGGCTCACGAGCATAGCCACGGCCACGCGCACCCTGCGCTAAACGAGAGCAAAACGGTCGAAGTTATAACGAAAATTTTATCCCAAAACGACGAAGAGGCCGCGCACAACCGCGCTCACTTGGACGAGCACGGGATTTTATGCATAAATCTCATGAGCAGCCCCGGCAGCGGCAAAACAACGCTACTAGAAGCCACGATAAAAAGCGGTAAATTTAAAATCGGCGTCGTCGAGGGCGATCTAGAAACCAACCAAGACGCCGACCGCATTATAAAAGCTGGCGGCAAAGCCCACCAAATCACGACCGGGCAGGCATGTCATCTCGATGCCTTTATGGTGCACGAGGGGCTTCATCATCTGCCACTAGAGGGCCTTGATATAGTTTTCGTTGAAAACGTCGGCAACCTCGTTTGCCCGGCTAGCTACGACGTGGGCTCGCACTTTAACGTCGTGCTGCTATCAGTACCTGAAGGCGACGACAAGGTAGCTAAATACCCCGTGATGTTTCGCGCCGCCGATCTCATCGTGATAACCAAAACTTCGCTGTTGCCGCATTTTGAATTTGACGTGAAAAAAGTCGTCAAAGAGGCTCGCAAGCTAAATCCGAAGGTTGATGTAATCGAGCTAGACGCAAAAACGGGCGAAGGTATGGAGAAGTGGCTAAATTTCTTAAAATTTAAAAAAGAGCTTAGATAA
- a CDS encoding HypC/HybG/HupF family hydrogenase formation chaperone, producing MCLSIPSKVVSIDEDNVATVETLGVSRRVSLDLIAEPVAVGEYVLIHVGYAMEKIDTKFALESIEIYRQIAKDMQSGEISADEGDAGLSAMQAAANEPNAKEKA from the coding sequence ATGTGCCTCTCAATCCCTTCAAAAGTGGTCTCAATCGACGAAGATAACGTCGCTACCGTCGAGACGCTAGGCGTGAGTCGCCGCGTGAGCCTCGATCTCATCGCCGAGCCCGTAGCCGTGGGCGAATACGTACTCATCCACGTCGGCTACGCGATGGAAAAAATCGATACGAAATTTGCACTAGAGAGTATCGAAATCTACCGCCAAATCGCCAAAGATATGCAAAGCGGCGAGATCAGCGCGGACGAGGGCGACGCGGGACTAAGCGCCATGCAAGCGGCGGCAAATGAGCCAAACGCAAAGGAAAAAGCGTGA
- the hypD gene encoding hydrogenase formation protein HypD, with the protein MNLINDFRDKELILALSKLIKKESVKPLNIMEICGGHTHSIMKFGLPQLVGEHINFVHGPGCPVCVMPRSRIDEAIKLAQMPGTILCTLADMMRVPGSNTSLQKLRGEGCDIRALYSPLDCIKIARENPEKSVIFFAIGFETTTPMSANLVQKTLELGLKNLFFHINHVTVPAPVRAILNDKDVKIDAFLGPSHVSVITGYGIYESIAAEYKKPIAVSGFEPLDLMDGILNLVRQQNAGMHEVYNEYARVVTREGNQKAKSLIEEFFEPCDFSWRGLGVIAQSGMKLRSEYAELDARVKFDCSVQSKGESKACICPEILRGRAKPFDCKIFAKACTPKTPVGSCMVSSEGACAAYYKYGDVKSAG; encoded by the coding sequence GTGAATCTAATCAATGATTTTCGCGATAAAGAGCTTATTTTAGCGCTTTCAAAACTCATAAAAAAAGAGAGCGTAAAACCGCTAAATATCATGGAAATTTGCGGGGGACATACGCACTCGATCATGAAATTTGGCCTACCTCAGCTAGTGGGCGAGCATATAAATTTCGTCCACGGCCCCGGCTGTCCCGTATGCGTGATGCCAAGGAGCCGCATAGATGAGGCGATAAAGCTAGCCCAGATGCCAGGCACCATCCTGTGCACTCTAGCCGATATGATGAGAGTCCCGGGCTCAAACACCAGCCTGCAAAAGCTGCGTGGCGAAGGTTGTGACATCAGAGCACTATATAGCCCGCTAGACTGTATCAAAATCGCGCGCGAAAATCCCGAAAAGAGCGTGATATTTTTCGCGATCGGGTTTGAGACGACGACGCCTATGAGCGCAAATTTAGTCCAAAAGACGCTAGAACTCGGGCTAAAAAATCTATTTTTTCACATAAATCATGTTACCGTCCCCGCACCCGTGCGAGCGATCCTAAATGACAAAGACGTCAAGATCGACGCATTTTTGGGGCCTAGCCACGTGAGCGTGATCACGGGATATGGCATCTACGAGAGCATCGCGGCGGAGTATAAAAAACCTATCGCGGTTAGCGGGTTTGAACCGCTTGATCTGATGGACGGTATCCTAAACCTCGTCCGCCAGCAAAACGCAGGCATGCACGAGGTCTATAACGAGTACGCCAGAGTCGTCACACGCGAGGGCAATCAAAAAGCAAAGTCGCTCATAGAGGAGTTTTTCGAGCCGTGCGACTTCTCGTGGCGCGGTCTTGGCGTGATCGCGCAAAGCGGTATGAAGCTGCGCTCCGAGTACGCCGAGCTTGACGCGAGGGTCAAATTTGACTGCAGCGTGCAAAGCAAAGGTGAGAGCAAGGCCTGTATCTGCCCTGAAATTTTACGCGGGCGAGCAAAGCCGTTTGACTGCAAAATTTTCGCCAAAGCCTGTACGCCAAAAACTCCCGTGGGCTCGTGTATGGTTTCTAGCGAGGGCGCGTGCGCGGCATACTACAAATACGGCGACGTCAAAAGCGCGGGCTAA
- the hypE gene encoding hydrogenase expression/formation protein HypE — MSKIMLSHGGGGEEMNSLINETIFRIFDNEILRESNDSAILNFSDFRADENADDSANLTPKFNGKLAFSTDSFVVTPIFFNGGDIGKIAACGTINDLVMVGAEAKYLSCALIVEEGLEIAELERVLGSLAAVARENGVRIVCGDTKVVPRGKCDKIFINTSGIGEIVCEGVELKSLRAGAKILVSGDVGRHGAVVLASREELDLQSELKSDCKALVGVVKALIEGGVKPLCMRDATRGGLSAVLNEWAKFSGLDILVREEDIKVSDEVTGVCELFGFEPYELANEGTFVLAVDEKDEARALEILRKFDANAALIGEILCAANGRVILQNAYGSKRFLEAPKGELLPRIC, encoded by the coding sequence TTGAGCAAGATAATGCTAAGCCACGGCGGCGGCGGCGAGGAGATGAACTCGCTCATAAACGAGACGATTTTTAGGATATTTGACAACGAAATTTTGCGCGAGAGCAACGACAGTGCGATACTAAATTTCAGCGATTTTCGCGCAGACGAAAACGCTGACGACTCGGCAAATTTGACGCCTAAATTTAACGGCAAGCTAGCCTTTAGCACCGATAGTTTCGTGGTTACGCCGATATTTTTTAACGGCGGCGACATCGGCAAGATCGCCGCATGCGGCACGATAAACGACCTAGTTATGGTGGGTGCCGAGGCAAAATACCTAAGCTGTGCGCTCATCGTCGAGGAGGGCCTAGAAATAGCCGAGCTAGAGCGCGTGCTAGGCTCGCTAGCCGCGGTCGCTCGCGAAAACGGCGTGCGGATAGTTTGCGGCGATACGAAGGTCGTGCCGCGTGGCAAATGCGATAAAATTTTTATCAACACGAGCGGTATCGGCGAGATCGTCTGTGAGGGTGTGGAGCTAAAAAGCCTGCGCGCGGGCGCAAAGATCCTGGTCTCGGGCGACGTGGGCAGGCACGGCGCGGTGGTGCTGGCTAGCCGCGAGGAGCTCGATCTGCAAAGCGAGCTAAAAAGCGACTGCAAAGCGCTAGTGGGCGTGGTAAAGGCGCTGATAGAAGGCGGCGTGAAGCCCCTTTGTATGCGCGACGCGACGCGCGGCGGACTCTCGGCGGTGCTAAACGAATGGGCGAAATTTAGCGGCCTAGACATCCTCGTGCGCGAGGAGGATATCAAGGTTAGCGACGAAGTAACTGGCGTTTGCGAGTTGTTTGGTTTTGAACCTTACGAGCTAGCAAACGAGGGTACCTTCGTGCTAGCCGTCGATGAAAAAGACGAGGCGCGCGCGCTTGAGATTTTACGCAAATTTGACGCTAACGCGGCTTTGATCGGCGAGATTTTATGTGCTGCAAACGGCCGCGTCATCTTGCAAAACGCATACGGCTCGAAGCGCTTTTTAGAAGCGCCAAAGGGCGAGCTGTTGCCTCGAATATGCTAG